One window from the genome of candidate division WOR-3 bacterium encodes:
- a CDS encoding D-glycero-beta-D-manno-heptose-7-phosphate kinase, with amino-acid sequence AANVAHNLNALGATVVPIGVIGDDAAGEKLTSIFNDLGVSCDGIFTDLDRKTTQKTRIIAHSQHVVRVDREKKTNIGEKTRQKIKDFARKTIPDCDAILFEDYDKGLLNCQIIEEILNFALSLSKPVFVDPKFDNFFCYKNVKLFKPNGKELEKATGIKCENEGDLTRAALEIQEKQEIEHLLLTLGEKGMVIFTKGENEPLKIPTKAREVYDVSGAGDTVIATVCLSMLSEASIEESAVIGSHAAAVQLKKIGAQTVSVQEILESFKNHEY; translated from the coding sequence GCGCCGCGAATGTAGCTCATAACCTGAACGCACTTGGAGCAACTGTAGTTCCGATAGGGGTAATCGGGGACGACGCTGCCGGTGAAAAGTTGACAAGCATTTTCAATGACCTGGGAGTTTCTTGCGATGGAATTTTCACCGACTTAGACAGGAAAACAACTCAAAAAACGAGAATTATCGCGCATTCTCAGCATGTCGTGAGAGTTGACAGAGAAAAGAAAACGAATATTGGGGAAAAAACAAGGCAAAAAATCAAAGATTTTGCCAGAAAGACCATACCTGATTGCGACGCCATCCTCTTTGAAGACTACGACAAGGGACTTCTCAACTGCCAAATCATAGAGGAAATCCTGAATTTTGCACTCAGCCTCTCAAAACCCGTATTTGTAGACCCTAAATTCGACAATTTTTTCTGTTATAAAAATGTAAAACTATTCAAACCCAACGGTAAAGAACTGGAGAAAGCTACAGGGATAAAATGCGAAAATGAAGGGGATTTGACCAGGGCCGCCTTGGAAATCCAGGAGAAACAAGAAATAGAACATCTTCTTCTGACACTCGGTGAAAAAGGAATGGTGATTTTTACGAAAGGTGAAAATGAACCTCTGAAAATACCTACCAAAGCCAGAGAAGTATACGACGTAAGCGGAGCCGGCGATACAGTTATCGCGACTGTCTGCCTTTCGATGCTTTCGGAAGCAAGCATCGAAGAATCTGCCGTGATCGGCAGCCATGCCGCAGCAGTTCAGTTGAAGAAAATCGGAGCACAGACTGTCAGCGTCCAAGAAATTTTAGAGAGTTTTAAAAATCACGAATATTAA